The following are encoded together in the Candidatus Babeliales bacterium genome:
- a CDS encoding ankyrin repeat domain-containing protein — MKRTIFAFICAVSLTSSIFGASCSYSSDGTRDGSSSSSSSSSSSRDASYFGTPLHYAILQGNHERAWQLIEFGHGLSEPDSRGQTALDLALECDNEMVRQVLVPVLLEAMQSEPEGSATSDPFLAYFDDSSGYKLGIQRSPIRSSSPGVPSPVFEQACICIANDKLADLQTLLQKNPGLVNVFDEEGFTLLHHAVDVYNPDMIRALRRCGADPHEKVIGHKSAFELAYSKGNQDVLDALTRQPAGRSQALYDVGAIKRVERCDDIASLATSLADLSIAPQVTGFGAFKAALVRGNREALWRMLANGFNVNVCDAEGQTPLHLAASRGDKALVQLLLEYNAPCNVVNKEGQTPLHVAAKNNFIEVLGLILEQGNWTDINVRDKNEKTAYGLASSPELKSLLEALGGTE, encoded by the coding sequence ATGAAACGAACTATTTTTGCATTTATATGTGCTGTAAGTTTAACGTCATCTATTTTTGGTGCATCATGTTCTTATTCTTCAGATGGTACTAGAGATGGTTCTTCTTCTTCAAGTTCTAGTTCTTCATCATCAAGAGATGCTTCATATTTTGGAACTCCTTTGCATTATGCCATTTTACAGGGTAACCATGAGCGTGCGTGGCAGTTAATTGAATTTGGCCATGGCTTGTCTGAGCCTGACAGTCGTGGACAAACGGCTCTTGATCTTGCGTTGGAATGTGATAATGAAATGGTTCGCCAAGTTCTTGTTCCCGTTCTTTTGGAGGCAATGCAAAGTGAGCCTGAAGGGTCCGCTACATCGGATCCGTTTTTAGCCTATTTTGACGATAGTTCTGGTTATAAGTTGGGGATACAAAGATCACCAATCAGGTCATCATCTCCAGGAGTGCCAAGTCCTGTTTTTGAACAAGCTTGTATTTGTATTGCGAATGATAAGCTAGCTGATTTGCAAACGTTGTTGCAGAAAAACCCTGGTCTTGTAAACGTGTTTGACGAAGAAGGTTTTACGCTGTTGCATCATGCGGTTGATGTCTACAATCCCGACATGATTAGAGCATTGCGTCGCTGTGGTGCAGATCCGCATGAAAAAGTTATTGGTCACAAAAGTGCTTTTGAGTTGGCGTACTCCAAGGGCAATCAAGATGTCCTTGATGCGCTTACGCGGCAGCCAGCTGGACGTAGTCAAGCGCTTTATGATGTTGGAGCTATTAAAAGAGTTGAAAGATGCGACGATATTGCTTCTCTTGCTACCAGTCTTGCAGATCTTTCAATTGCGCCGCAAGTAACCGGCTTTGGTGCATTTAAAGCAGCATTGGTGCGTGGCAACCGAGAAGCTTTGTGGCGGATGCTTGCAAATGGTTTTAATGTTAATGTGTGCGATGCCGAAGGACAAACGCCACTTCATTTGGCAGCTTCGCGTGGGGACAAAGCTCTTGTTCAGTTACTTCTTGAGTATAATGCACCTTGCAATGTTGTAAATAAAGAAGGACAAACGCCGTTGCACGTGGCAGCAAAAAACAATTTTATTGAAGTTCTTGGGCTCATTTTGGAGCAAGGCAATTGGACTGATATTAATGTGCGCGATAAAAATGAAAAAACAGCCTACGGGCTTGCGTCGTCTCCAGAGTTAAAATCTCTACTTGAAGCACTTGGCGGTACTGAGTAG
- a CDS encoding DNA double-strand break repair nuclease NurA, with protein MLKHEKLAQEVSGLADKLFLLNTPQSALGQQAWKNLLKDEAFVERLVQARGAGGLPVWMNELSERVAVVNDLKRYDVLAVDGSQIYPDRHIAGVNCFLINCGGILLSYADSSSANFFSEPRLFLPEHIVPTTSELSFSVDLVDLKREELEFEIAYQRSFDRLRMGGVKGQLLTLFDGSLIFWHLESKPEEIRDMFLQKYLMYLDRFYQQQLPIAGYISMPKSKELVNMIRLRACEHKKETFVFCQGKVAKCPCKQFELLVDTQLLQNFLPPFHRTTIFCSRSSITEHYPRFLKPCFFYLNVEKEIVRVELPGWMVKDPKMIDFVCKVLIDQATKGQGYPVALAEAHEQAVVKGADREFFFSLIRKVGIERNKQVFASQKSIKKRGIGI; from the coding sequence ATGCTTAAGCACGAAAAATTAGCTCAAGAAGTTTCAGGGTTGGCAGACAAACTCTTTTTACTCAACACGCCGCAAAGTGCTTTGGGCCAGCAGGCGTGGAAAAATTTGTTAAAAGATGAAGCGTTTGTTGAACGTTTGGTTCAAGCTCGTGGAGCTGGCGGCCTGCCTGTTTGGATGAACGAGCTGAGCGAGCGCGTTGCTGTAGTTAACGATCTTAAGCGCTACGATGTTTTGGCTGTTGATGGTTCCCAAATTTATCCAGACCGGCACATTGCCGGGGTTAATTGTTTTCTGATCAACTGCGGGGGCATCTTGCTTTCGTATGCCGATTCTAGTAGTGCAAATTTCTTTTCTGAGCCACGATTGTTTCTTCCGGAGCACATTGTGCCAACTACCAGTGAACTTTCATTCTCGGTTGACTTGGTTGACTTAAAGCGTGAAGAGTTAGAGTTTGAGATTGCCTATCAGCGATCCTTCGACAGGCTCAGGATGGGCGGGGTTAAAGGGCAGTTGCTTACGCTCTTCGATGGGAGTCTCATTTTTTGGCATTTAGAAAGTAAGCCTGAAGAGATTCGGGATATGTTTTTGCAAAAATATCTTATGTACCTGGACCGTTTTTATCAACAGCAGTTGCCAATTGCCGGTTACATTAGCATGCCCAAAAGCAAAGAGTTGGTAAACATGATTCGTTTGCGGGCGTGCGAGCACAAAAAAGAGACCTTTGTTTTTTGTCAGGGCAAGGTTGCCAAGTGTCCGTGCAAACAGTTTGAGTTGTTGGTAGACACGCAGTTGTTGCAAAACTTCTTACCGCCTTTTCATCGCACTACCATCTTTTGTAGTCGCTCGAGCATTACCGAGCACTACCCCCGCTTTTTAAAACCCTGCTTTTTTTACTTAAATGTTGAAAAGGAAATAGTGCGTGTTGAGCTTCCCGGCTGGATGGTTAAAGACCCCAAGATGATTGATTTTGTTTGTAAAGTGTTGATCGATCAAGCAACCAAAGGGCAGGGGTACCCCGTTGCCTTGGCCGAGGCTCATGAGCAGGCGGTGGTAAAAGGGGCCGACCGCGAGTTCTTTTTTAGCCTCATCCGCAAGGTGGGCATAGAGCGTAATAAGCAGGTTTTTGCCTCTCAAAAGAGTATAAAAAAGCGTGGAATTGGGATATAA
- a CDS encoding ATP-binding cassette domain-containing protein, with product MFIADDIFLELGPKLIFDDISFCFQDDQKIGVVGSNGAGKSTLLKVLSGHIGLDRGTISYEKKKKVGYLPQEVVLSSNLPVLEEALTVFADLTSLKKELEELDAYFHSGITDFAEDKIERYAHVQAAFAEVNFDQQVMKARNVLEGLGFSEEHMNKTVDQLSVGWRMRLVLAKLLLQEPDFFLFDEPTNHLDVVAKDWFLGFLKNCSAGFLLVSHDRYFLDHAVDHIFELDRGKGRLFYGNYSHYLRQKEDEEAAHEAAYVRQQKEIKEKKETIERFRAKVSKAKMAQSMMKSLEKMEVLEPTRKSRTVRFNFPDVVRAGNVVLKVENLSKSYDGRPIFNNVSFELNRGDKAAIVAANGKGKTTLLSAISGLCKPDGGTVEFGYNVLWSMFEQDQDKLLNKNKEILQDVEDACKTSEQRARMRALLGAFLFPGNDVYKKIGVLSGGEKNRVAMVKVLLQSSNFLILDEPTNHLDIESKEILLKALQEYPGTILFVSHDRTFLDALPNRIFELTSTGIISYSGDYSSYLYQKEAREALVAQNSPIADEPEDDVARAEQKDKQQYDAAKKLAKLERHIEKLEKQLTECGEKFAILEYGTKEFDKNADLVDQIKKDLKIAYAEWEQIQPAK from the coding sequence ATGTTTATAGCAGATGATATTTTCTTAGAATTGGGTCCTAAGCTTATTTTTGATGACATCTCTTTTTGTTTTCAAGATGACCAAAAGATTGGCGTTGTTGGTTCAAACGGTGCCGGTAAATCTACGTTACTTAAAGTTTTGTCTGGCCACATTGGCTTAGATCGTGGAACCATTTCGTACGAAAAGAAAAAGAAAGTTGGCTACCTGCCTCAAGAAGTTGTTTTGTCTTCCAACTTGCCGGTTCTTGAAGAAGCGTTAACGGTTTTTGCCGATCTGACGTCGTTGAAAAAAGAACTTGAAGAGTTGGATGCTTACTTTCATTCCGGAATTACTGACTTTGCTGAAGATAAAATTGAGCGCTATGCCCACGTACAAGCTGCCTTTGCTGAAGTAAATTTTGATCAACAAGTGATGAAAGCGCGTAATGTTTTAGAAGGCCTTGGTTTTAGTGAAGAGCATATGAACAAAACCGTTGATCAGTTGAGTGTTGGCTGGCGTATGCGCTTGGTTTTGGCCAAGCTTTTGTTGCAAGAGCCAGACTTCTTCTTGTTCGACGAACCTACTAACCATTTGGACGTTGTTGCAAAAGATTGGTTCTTGGGCTTTTTAAAAAATTGTTCGGCTGGCTTTTTGCTGGTGTCTCACGATCGTTACTTTCTTGACCATGCCGTAGATCATATTTTTGAACTTGATCGTGGTAAGGGACGCCTATTTTATGGTAACTATTCTCATTATCTCAGACAAAAAGAAGATGAAGAAGCGGCTCATGAAGCGGCTTATGTTCGCCAGCAAAAAGAAATAAAAGAAAAGAAAGAGACCATTGAACGCTTCCGTGCCAAAGTTTCTAAAGCAAAAATGGCACAAAGTATGATGAAGTCGCTTGAAAAAATGGAAGTACTTGAGCCAACAAGAAAGAGCAGGACGGTACGGTTTAACTTTCCTGATGTAGTGCGTGCTGGTAACGTGGTGCTCAAGGTTGAAAATTTGTCCAAGAGTTATGACGGACGCCCAATTTTTAATAACGTTTCGTTCGAGCTTAATCGCGGTGACAAAGCGGCTATTGTAGCGGCAAACGGGAAAGGTAAAACAACCTTGCTTAGCGCGATTTCTGGGCTTTGTAAGCCAGATGGTGGTACGGTTGAATTTGGGTATAACGTTTTGTGGTCTATGTTTGAGCAAGATCAAGACAAGCTACTCAACAAAAACAAAGAAATTTTGCAGGACGTTGAAGATGCTTGCAAAACAAGTGAGCAACGCGCGCGCATGCGTGCTCTGTTGGGCGCCTTCTTGTTCCCTGGCAATGATGTGTACAAAAAAATTGGTGTGTTAAGCGGTGGTGAAAAGAACCGGGTGGCAATGGTAAAAGTTCTTTTGCAATCATCCAACTTTTTAATCTTGGACGAACCGACTAACCATTTGGACATTGAATCTAAAGAAATCTTGCTCAAAGCGCTGCAAGAGTATCCCGGTACTATCTTGTTTGTATCGCATGATAGAACCTTTTTGGACGCACTGCCAAACCGTATTTTTGAACTGACCTCAACCGGTATTATTAGCTACAGTGGTGATTATAGCTCGTACTTGTACCAAAAAGAAGCGCGTGAAGCGCTTGTTGCTCAAAACAGCCCAATTGCTGACGAGCCTGAAGACGATGTGGCTCGCGCTGAGCAAAAAGATAAGCAGCAGTATGATGCGGCTAAAAAGCTAGCTAAGCTTGAGCGTCATATTGAAAAGCTTGAAAAACAACTCACAGAATGTGGTGAAAAGTTTGCCATTCTTGAGTATGGCACCAAGGAGTTTGACAAAAACGCTGACTTGGTTGACCAAATTAAGAAAGATTTAAAGATTGCTTATGCCGAGTGGGAGCAAATCCAACCAGCTAAGTAA
- a CDS encoding PQ-loop repeat-containing protein translates to MDPFIISILAWISLLSFAVSFLPQIVKNYRLKTTIGLSNVYLLSYLTAYITCIYYVFHCDLLAAYKVFVPLELLGLFIIIGQRFAYEGFAQHKRFFAIVGALSFVGLASFPLGMWWPLEFGMTCGWISSIFFLTYQIPQVLKIFRQKSVHGFSFLFVSIIGLGTILELVVSFAKPLPVPTQFMAIRGLAFYIIFCLQFYLYRTRV, encoded by the coding sequence ATGGATCCGTTTATTATCAGTATTTTAGCATGGATATCGCTCTTGTCTTTTGCCGTAAGTTTTTTGCCGCAAATTGTAAAAAATTATCGCCTTAAAACTACCATAGGGCTGAGCAATGTCTATTTGCTTTCGTATCTTACCGCCTACATTACCTGTATTTATTATGTATTTCATTGCGATTTGTTGGCTGCCTATAAAGTTTTTGTGCCGCTCGAATTGTTAGGCCTTTTTATTATTATTGGGCAACGCTTTGCTTATGAGGGGTTTGCTCAGCACAAAAGATTTTTTGCTATTGTTGGTGCGCTTTCGTTTGTTGGCCTTGCCAGCTTTCCTCTTGGTATGTGGTGGCCACTTGAATTTGGTATGACGTGTGGATGGATTTCATCAATCTTTTTCTTAACGTATCAAATTCCACAAGTGCTCAAAATATTTCGGCAAAAAAGTGTGCATGGCTTTAGCTTTCTTTTTGTCTCCATTATTGGCTTGGGAACCATTCTTGAGCTGGTCGTTTCATTTGCCAAGCCGTTACCAGTTCCAACGCAATTTATGGCAATTCGTGGCCTTGCGTTTTATATCATATTCTGTCTACAATTCTATTTGTATCGTACGCGCGTTTAA
- the ychF gene encoding redox-regulated ATPase YchF gives MGIQAGLVGLPNVGKSTLFNALTKSSIPAANYPFCTVDPHVAITYVPDPRLDDLAKVFKSEKKIPTMVKFVDIAGLVKGAAEGEGLGNQFLGTIMEVDLVLHVLRCFEDGEITHVQGTVDPVNDFEIICAELMLKDLDSLNKREERLNSMIKKKQAANPQQAKEWEAEKEYIPLLRDALNKFDLAQVQALFRKAKAEKLPLQPLLSGKNYLLIANVSEDDYAGTNYENNRHYQALVAKFGKDNVIPVSAKIESELAQMDDADAKEMMQDLGITHKGLDDIIARAYKELGLITFFTCGPKEAHAWSLRKDTKVPQAAGEIHSDLERGFICAEVYNHRDLMQAGSEQKLKETGKMRTEGKEYIVQDGDLLNIRFNV, from the coding sequence ATGGGAATTCAAGCTGGCCTTGTTGGGCTACCCAATGTTGGCAAATCCACACTCTTTAACGCTCTGACCAAATCAAGCATTCCGGCGGCAAATTACCCGTTTTGCACCGTTGATCCGCACGTTGCTATAACGTACGTCCCAGACCCACGTTTGGACGATCTGGCAAAGGTATTTAAGTCTGAAAAAAAAATTCCGACCATGGTCAAGTTTGTAGACATTGCCGGCCTGGTAAAAGGTGCAGCTGAAGGCGAAGGCCTGGGTAACCAGTTTTTAGGCACCATCATGGAAGTTGACTTGGTACTACACGTGCTCCGCTGCTTTGAAGACGGCGAAATTACGCACGTTCAAGGCACCGTTGATCCCGTTAACGACTTTGAAATCATTTGCGCTGAACTCATGCTCAAAGATCTTGATTCGTTAAACAAACGCGAAGAGCGTTTAAACTCAATGATCAAAAAGAAACAAGCCGCTAACCCTCAACAAGCAAAAGAGTGGGAAGCTGAAAAAGAATATATCCCATTGCTCCGAGATGCTTTGAACAAATTTGACTTGGCACAAGTGCAAGCACTATTTCGCAAAGCTAAGGCAGAAAAGTTGCCCTTGCAACCACTACTTTCTGGCAAAAATTATTTGCTTATTGCTAACGTTTCTGAAGATGATTATGCTGGCACCAATTACGAAAACAACCGCCATTATCAAGCACTTGTTGCAAAGTTTGGCAAAGACAACGTTATTCCCGTTTCAGCAAAAATTGAATCTGAATTGGCTCAAATGGACGATGCTGACGCCAAAGAAATGATGCAAGATCTTGGCATTACGCACAAAGGTCTTGATGACATTATTGCACGCGCGTACAAAGAACTTGGCTTAATTACTTTCTTTACCTGCGGACCCAAAGAAGCTCATGCGTGGAGTTTGCGTAAAGACACTAAAGTGCCGCAAGCAGCTGGTGAAATTCACTCAGACCTTGAACGTGGTTTTATTTGTGCTGAAGTGTATAACCACCGCGATCTTATGCAAGCTGGTAGTGAGCAAAAGCTTAAAGAAACAGGCAAGATGCGCACTGAAGGCAAAGAGTATATTGTGCAAGATGGCGACCTCTTGAATATTCGCTTTAACGTTTAG